Proteins encoded by one window of Juglans regia cultivar Chandler chromosome 15, Walnut 2.0, whole genome shotgun sequence:
- the LOC109001225 gene encoding acyl-coenzyme A thioesterase 13: protein MELEAVKRYLEKGGEENAATIDGLPLRFFERFTMQGLRVDLIEPGRLICSLKVPTRLLNSGNSLHGGATATLVDMVGSAVIYTVGAPVTGVSVEINVSYLDAAFADEEIEIEGRVLRVGKAVGVVSVELRKKKTGKIIAQGRHTKYLAVPSKM from the exons ATGGAACTGGAAGCAGTGAAGAGATACCTGGAGAAAGGAGGAGAAGAGAACGCAGCCACGATCGATGGACTGCCTCTGAGATTCTTCGAACGATTCACCATGCAAGGCCTGCGTGTCGATCTCATCGAACCCGGCCGTCTGATCTGCTCCCTCAAAGTCCCCACTCGTTTACTG AACTCTGGTAATTCCTTGCATGGTGGAGCGACGGCAACACTGGTGGACATGGTGGGATCGGCTGTGATATACACTGTTGGAGCTCCAGTGACTGGAGTTTCGGTGGAGATCAACGTTTCATACTTAGATGCTGCTTTTGCTGAT GAGGAAATTGAGATTGAGGGTAGGGTTTTACGTGTTGGGAAGGCTGTTGGAGTTGTCAGTGTTgagttgaggaagaaaaagactGGCAAAATTATTGCTCAGGGGCGTCATACCAAGTACCTTGCTGTGCCTAGTAAGATGTGA